Proteins encoded by one window of Campylobacter concisus:
- a CDS encoding glycosyltransferase family 4 protein, which translates to MKKIVFLRINPNAVGGAERYLRRLTKALKDVGIDTSIRSYLGEARISSWKKALRFNAQVKRQKQSDEVYFSLERVSCADIYRAGDGVHKIYRATKPFWWVNPLNFVYPYLEKRCFKNSKKIIANSNYIKEQIISAYGIDESKIVTIYNGINLPQKVEKGEAKLSVCEEFGLDYNLPIVLFVGNGFKRKGAKDFLLLVSKLKTPVNALIVGKDKNLNSYKKLAKKLKINAFFTGEQKMTAKFYEASDIFIFPTHYEPFSNVVLEALSFKNIVFTTAQNGAAEILENRFIMREPNDESILELVEQVLNDNDMMRELQEKSFLLSQKFSIEENASKTLEIINEVLNLEQK; encoded by the coding sequence ATGAAAAAAATAGTTTTTTTACGTATCAATCCAAACGCAGTCGGTGGTGCCGAACGCTATTTAAGAAGGCTTACTAAAGCCCTAAAAGACGTAGGCATAGATACATCTATACGCTCATATCTAGGAGAGGCTAGGATCTCGTCATGGAAAAAGGCTTTGAGATTTAACGCACAGGTAAAACGCCAGAAACAAAGCGATGAGGTATATTTTAGCTTGGAGCGAGTGAGCTGCGCAGATATTTATAGAGCAGGGGATGGCGTGCATAAAATTTATCGTGCCACAAAGCCATTTTGGTGGGTTAATCCTCTAAATTTTGTCTATCCATATCTAGAAAAACGTTGCTTTAAAAATTCTAAAAAGATAATCGCAAATTCAAACTACATAAAAGAGCAAATTATTTCAGCTTACGGTATCGATGAGTCAAAAATCGTTACCATTTACAACGGTATAAATTTGCCACAAAAGGTAGAAAAGGGAGAAGCAAAACTTAGCGTATGCGAAGAATTTGGACTCGATTACAATTTACCAATTGTGCTTTTTGTCGGAAATGGCTTTAAAAGAAAAGGAGCAAAGGACTTTTTACTTCTTGTCTCAAAGCTAAAAACGCCAGTAAATGCGCTAATAGTAGGCAAAGATAAAAATTTAAATTCATATAAGAAGCTAGCAAAAAAGCTAAAGATAAATGCATTTTTTACAGGTGAGCAAAAAATGACTGCAAAATTTTATGAAGCAAGCGATATTTTTATATTTCCAACACACTATGAACCATTTTCAAATGTCGTTCTAGAGGCGCTTAGTTTTAAAAATATTGTCTTTACAACGGCTCAAAATGGGGCAGCTGAAATTTTAGAAAATCGTTTTATTATGCGTGAACCAAATGATGAAAGTATACTGGAGCTAGTGGAGCAGGTGCTTAATGATAATGACATGATGAGAGAGCTGCAAGAGAAGTCATTTTTACTTTCGCAAAAATTTAGTATAGAAGAAAATGCAAGCAAAACTCTTGAAATCATAAACGAAGTGCTAAATTTGGAGCAAAAGTGA
- the waaF gene encoding lipopolysaccharide heptosyltransferase II — MRVFIELPTWLGDAVMASAAIENLSKNAKNIVFFGSYVACELYKSHPKCEKVVIDDSKKQNSRYLSLIKTASKLGKFDIAISLRSSFASKFLLFFLKATQKFCFKKSSESLHQVQKYLNFIKQSLNLKEISNELKIYYEAKKSEQKLLVLNPGASYGSAKRWYPHYFAEVALHFKYEFDVKITGSKAELEICNKIEQILLQNGMKCENLAGKTSIKELCEVIGSIKNGIFLTNDSGPMHIAAAYKVPLVALFGPTKFKETSPWQDESAKIVHLNLECMPCMKRVCPIKTHACMKELTPKIVIAEIELLRKKLNF, encoded by the coding sequence GTGAGAGTGTTTATAGAGCTTCCAACTTGGCTTGGAGATGCTGTGATGGCGAGTGCAGCGATAGAAAATTTAAGTAAAAATGCTAAAAATATTGTATTTTTTGGCTCTTATGTGGCCTGTGAGCTTTACAAATCACATCCAAAGTGTGAAAAAGTAGTCATTGACGATAGTAAAAAGCAAAACTCAAGATATTTAAGTCTTATAAAAACGGCTAGCAAGCTTGGAAAATTTGATATTGCTATTAGCCTTAGAAGCTCATTTGCTAGTAAATTTTTGCTATTTTTTCTAAAAGCAACGCAAAAATTTTGTTTTAAAAAGAGTAGCGAGAGCTTGCATCAGGTGCAAAAATATCTAAATTTCATAAAGCAAAGCCTAAATTTAAAAGAAATTTCAAATGAACTAAAAATTTATTATGAAGCTAAAAAAAGCGAGCAAAAGCTCCTCGTGCTAAATCCAGGTGCTAGCTACGGAAGTGCCAAAAGGTGGTATCCGCACTATTTTGCAGAGGTTGCATTGCACTTTAAATATGAATTTGATGTAAAGATTACTGGCTCAAAAGCCGAGCTTGAAATTTGCAATAAAATCGAGCAAATACTCTTACAAAATGGCATGAAATGTGAAAATTTGGCTGGAAAAACGAGCATAAAAGAGCTTTGCGAGGTCATAGGCTCTATAAAAAATGGTATCTTTTTGACAAATGATAGTGGCCCTATGCATATCGCAGCTGCTTATAAAGTGCCACTTGTGGCTCTTTTTGGACCGACTAAATTTAAAGAGACTAGCCCATGGCAAGACGAAAGTGCAAAGATAGTGCATTTAAATTTAGAGTGTATGCCATGTATGAAGCGAGTGTGTCCTATAAAAACACATGCCTGTATGAAGGAGCTTACGCCAAAAATAGTTATTGCTGAAATAGAGCTGCTAAGAAAAAAATTAAATTTTTGA
- the exbB gene encoding TonB-system energizer ExbB — protein sequence MELIKHHIDHVIIAILGIMSFFVLWYTIERIIFYSRVDIKGYKSIESLEEALTKNLTTLYIIYSNAPYVGLLGTVAGIMITFYDMGMAGGIDTKSIMVGLSLALKATAFGLLVAIPTLMIYNGFVRKVDVMLNRYKAENASK from the coding sequence ATGGAGCTAATTAAACATCACATTGATCATGTAATTATTGCGATTTTAGGCATTATGAGTTTTTTTGTACTTTGGTATACGATTGAGCGTATCATTTTTTATTCGCGCGTTGATATAAAAGGCTATAAAAGTATAGAATCGCTTGAAGAAGCACTAACCAAAAATTTAACCACACTTTATATTATCTATTCAAATGCACCATATGTAGGACTTCTTGGTACAGTTGCTGGAATTATGATCACATTTTATGATATGGGTATGGCAGGTGGAATCGATACTAAAAGCATAATGGTCGGCCTCTCTCTTGCGCTAAAAGCAACTGCTTTTGGACTACTTGTAGCGATACCAACGTTGATGATTTACAATGGTTTTGTTAGGAAAGTAGATGTAATGCTAAATAGATACAAGGCTGAAAATGCGTCTAAATAA
- the exbD gene encoding TonB system transport protein ExbD, with protein sequence MRLNKKDGLNIVPFIDIMLVLLAIVLSISTFIAQGKIAIDLPSANSAEQSKEDDKKVSVVIDKDNKFFIDDVEISENELKDKLNAVDIKTLIELKSDKNSKFDSFVKVIDILKEKGHENFAIQTISE encoded by the coding sequence ATGCGTCTAAATAAAAAAGATGGGTTAAATATTGTCCCATTTATTGATATTATGCTTGTTTTGCTTGCTATCGTGCTTAGTATTTCGACTTTTATTGCTCAAGGTAAGATAGCTATTGACCTTCCAAGTGCAAACAGTGCTGAGCAAAGTAAAGAGGACGATAAAAAGGTAAGCGTAGTAATTGATAAGGATAATAAATTTTTTATAGATGATGTAGAAATTTCTGAGAACGAACTCAAAGATAAGCTAAATGCGGTTGATATAAAGACATTGATCGAACTAAAAAGCGATAAAAATTCGAAATTTGATAGCTTTGTCAAAGTAATTGATATATTAAAAGAGAAGGGCCACGAAAATTTTGCAATCCAAACAATCTCTGAATAA
- a CDS encoding energy transducer TonB, which yields MQSKQSLNKISNYSGLAVSLIVHGAAVYFLLSHDFDEIKIGEQKPIKIALNSFTPVPQVSAPQMAEQMLIPEPTPPAPPPPPEPPKPEPKPEPKPEPKKVEKPKREIKKVEPKKEKKIEPKPEPVIAQPVQPIVPPASVNTNLPANNKSIAAAPVQNVTPELNLSNSQGDEDFTKVIIAVKRHKSYPNNARRMKHQGIVEVRFLLKQDGSIDELKVSKSSGFESLDNGALENIQRASSEFPKPKQDRYLRFPISYTLK from the coding sequence TTGCAATCCAAACAATCTCTGAATAAAATTTCAAATTACAGCGGCTTAGCTGTTTCGCTTATAGTGCATGGAGCAGCAGTATATTTTTTGCTTTCACATGATTTTGATGAGATAAAAATAGGTGAGCAAAAACCGATAAAAATAGCTCTTAATTCATTTACTCCAGTGCCACAAGTCTCAGCACCTCAAATGGCAGAGCAAATGCTTATCCCAGAGCCAACTCCACCAGCTCCACCGCCACCACCAGAGCCTCCAAAACCTGAGCCAAAGCCAGAACCAAAACCTGAACCTAAAAAAGTGGAGAAACCAAAGCGTGAAATAAAAAAGGTAGAGCCTAAAAAAGAGAAAAAAATAGAGCCCAAGCCTGAACCGGTAATTGCTCAGCCAGTGCAGCCTATTGTACCGCCAGCTAGTGTAAATACAAATTTGCCAGCCAATAACAAGTCTATCGCTGCAGCTCCAGTCCAAAATGTAACACCTGAGCTAAATTTATCAAATTCGCAAGGTGATGAAGATTTTACGAAGGTTATAATTGCAGTTAAGAGGCATAAAAGTTACCCAAATAATGCAAGGCGTATGAAGCATCAAGGTATTGTAGAAGTTAGGTTTTTACTTAAGCAAGACGGCAGCATAGATGAACTTAAAGTTAGTAAAAGCTCTGGTTTTGAGTCGCTTGATAATGGCGCTTTAGAAAATATTCAAAGAGCAAGTTCTGAGTTTCCAAAGCCTAAACAAGATCGTTATCTGCGCTTTCCTATTTCATATACACTAAAATAA
- a CDS encoding relaxase/mobilization nuclease domain-containing protein, with protein MLIKFFKTNSGGGESGIDYLLNSRVADKTAYVIKGNEHVTRQIINNIENRQKTCIGCLSFEEDNIDKNIKKELIREFERILFGMYKERFNILWVEHIDKGRLELNFVIPKIDLKSGLAFNPYYHKADMPLIDSWQNYTNLRYNFSDPKDPAKSHILQGQRKELSLIKDYIELERILIDKFINQEFTCRSDILKAFNDSNIEITRVGGDYVSVKLPNSKKARRFKGDMFNEKFTSIEAMEQLRSKADARAAEFKDTRDLSRNENDARVVSKREKELDRLKSACIKQVQKRDRWLKSQAEREPKQNKGFQDHITDTIGDNNSYNNMVDKNKNRDIVFRKREQRDEALYRKIYKWRQLKNKITIFNKRIDNDTIRANIINRVRRKRETRERENGTFMSIITGVQCIVKQVESIISGIKNIRIRVAGLKSLHAKTERGIDEIVARRRNIINQYNQKSQSQYQISQKTENKISQKTAEIDFL; from the coding sequence ATGCTTATTAAGTTTTTTAAAACCAATAGCGGTGGTGGTGAATCAGGCATAGACTATCTACTAAACAGTAGAGTTGCCGATAAAACAGCCTATGTCATAAAAGGAAATGAGCATGTTACTAGACAGATTATAAATAATATTGAGAATAGACAAAAAACTTGTATTGGATGTTTGTCGTTTGAAGAAGACAATATTGATAAAAATATAAAAAAAGAGTTAATACGCGAATTTGAAAGAATACTGTTTGGTATGTACAAAGAAAGATTCAACATTCTTTGGGTTGAGCATATAGACAAAGGAAGGCTGGAACTAAATTTTGTTATTCCAAAAATAGACTTGAAAAGTGGTCTAGCATTTAATCCGTATTATCATAAAGCAGATATGCCATTAATAGACAGTTGGCAAAACTATACAAATTTAAGATATAACTTCTCAGACCCAAAAGACCCAGCTAAGAGCCATATACTTCAAGGCCAAAGAAAAGAGCTTAGCCTAATCAAAGACTATATTGAGCTTGAAAGAATATTAATAGATAAGTTCATAAATCAAGAATTTACTTGCAGGAGCGACATATTAAAAGCATTTAACGACAGCAATATAGAAATAACTAGGGTTGGAGGAGACTATGTTAGTGTAAAGCTTCCAAATTCAAAGAAGGCAAGAAGATTTAAAGGAGATATGTTTAATGAAAAATTTACAAGCATTGAGGCAATGGAGCAACTCAGAAGTAAAGCAGATGCAAGAGCAGCAGAATTTAAAGATACAAGAGATTTATCAAGAAATGAAAATGATGCAAGAGTCGTATCAAAGCGAGAAAAAGAGCTTGATAGACTCAAATCAGCTTGTATTAAACAAGTTCAAAAAAGAGATCGATGGCTTAAAAGTCAAGCTGAAAGAGAACCTAAACAAAACAAAGGCTTTCAAGATCATATCACTGATACTATTGGTGATAATAATAGTTATAACAACATGGTTGATAAAAACAAAAATAGAGATATCGTCTTTAGAAAAAGAGAACAAAGGGATGAAGCGTTATATAGAAAAATATATAAATGGCGACAACTAAAAAATAAAATCACAATTTTTAATAAAAGGATAGATAATGACACTATTAGAGCAAACATTATTAATAGAGTTAGAAGAAAAAGAGAGACAAGAGAGCGAGAAAATGGAACTTTTATGTCAATTATTACAGGTGTGCAATGTATTGTCAAACAAGTTGAGTCCATTATCTCAGGAATTAAAAACATTCGAATACGAGTTGCAGGACTTAAGAGCCTCCATGCAAAAACAGAGCGAGGCATTGATGAAATTGTCGCAAGACGCCGAAACATAATAAATCAATATAATCAAAAATCTCAGTCACAATATCAAATATCACAAAAGACAGAAAACAAAATTTCTCAGAAAACTGCCGAAATTGATTTCCTATAA
- a CDS encoding plasmid mobilization protein, giving the protein MRQPNHTCKISVRFSEDQKNNIELNAAMAGITVSSYIRNAVSSSKPPIHKFDRAMMVKISKIGNNLNQIARYVNLNKSIDQIVLKHIISIDNDLNGLLSKTK; this is encoded by the coding sequence ATGAGACAACCAAACCATACCTGTAAGATATCAGTACGTTTCAGTGAAGACCAAAAGAACAATATTGAGTTAAATGCTGCAATGGCTGGCATTACTGTCTCTAGCTATATAAGAAATGCCGTATCTAGTTCTAAGCCGCCCATTCATAAATTTGATAGAGCTATGATGGTAAAAATATCAAAGATAGGCAACAATTTAAATCAGATTGCAAGGTATGTTAATTTAAACAAAAGCATAGATCAAATTGTCTTAAAACACATAATATCTATTGATAATGACCTGAATGGATTGTTAAGCAAGACTAAGTAG
- a CDS encoding helix-turn-helix domain-containing protein has product MNNPIKQNRWLTPKDVVQEYGISINTQAKYRMRGLIPFSKINKIIRYDRTKLDEWFEYHAIEVKR; this is encoded by the coding sequence ATGAATAATCCTATAAAACAAAATCGTTGGCTAACGCCGAAGGATGTTGTACAAGAGTATGGAATAAGCATAAATACTCAAGCAAAATATCGTATGAGAGGCTTAATACCGTTTTCTAAAATAAATAAGATCATAAGATACGATAGAACCAAGCTAGATGAATGGTTTGAGTACCACGCTATTGAGGTAAAGAGATAG
- a CDS encoding tyrosine-type recombinase/integrase gives MAIVKSDYEKVDTGLFINKLKPNVFLLRKVIGSKYFTKVLTLDTRSGWSKREYKNEAKKELVKWLDGVSKQLKGLKFKDTTKVNDLFELWKGKKDINKKSVASDIAFYETYLQDSIGKEIVVDVIAAQIDNLIHNLMHDGKFNKTIGKVQVLSKRTAYDNTRRILGEMFDIALRNQLIAVNPCALLTKIAKTTRKTIVKDAVGKFYKLKTAILELYKDDPFWRGFFLFCLYGRRKGEVASLKWENVDLENDVYYLIDTKNGNDYKKPLPFLVKEAIMQIPADRRSLVFASPKTGKTIKNTDRQKMRLDKFVGFDDFKLHGTRHISGSALEELGANSDIIKDHLTHKRDGVTYKNYVTYDTYINSYKALELLESIKEDYEF, from the coding sequence ATGGCTATAGTAAAGAGTGATTATGAAAAAGTAGATACTGGGCTTTTTATCAACAAACTAAAGCCAAATGTCTTTTTATTAAGAAAAGTTATAGGAAGCAAGTATTTTACAAAAGTGCTTACGCTAGATACTCGTAGTGGATGGAGCAAGAGAGAGTATAAAAATGAAGCCAAAAAAGAGCTTGTAAAGTGGTTAGATGGCGTAAGTAAGCAGTTAAAGGGGCTGAAATTTAAAGATACTACCAAGGTTAATGATTTGTTTGAGCTGTGGAAAGGCAAAAAAGATATCAACAAAAAGTCCGTCGCTAGCGACATCGCTTTTTATGAGACCTATTTACAAGACAGTATCGGCAAAGAGATCGTAGTAGACGTTATAGCAGCCCAAATAGACAATCTTATCCATAATCTAATGCACGATGGAAAATTTAATAAAACAATAGGAAAAGTGCAGGTATTATCAAAGCGCACAGCATATGATAATACAAGGCGAATTTTAGGAGAGATGTTTGACATAGCGCTTCGCAATCAGCTGATAGCGGTAAATCCTTGCGCTCTGCTAACTAAAATAGCTAAAACGACCAGAAAAACAATAGTAAAAGATGCTGTTGGTAAATTTTATAAGCTAAAAACGGCTATTTTGGAGCTCTATAAAGACGATCCGTTTTGGAGAGGATTTTTCTTGTTTTGTTTGTATGGTAGACGAAAAGGAGAAGTAGCCAGCCTAAAATGGGAAAATGTCGATCTAGAAAATGACGTATATTATTTAATAGATACTAAAAATGGAAACGACTATAAAAAGCCGCTTCCTTTTCTTGTAAAAGAGGCCATAATGCAAATACCTGCAGATAGAAGAAGTCTAGTATTTGCAAGCCCAAAAACGGGCAAAACTATTAAAAATACTGATAGACAAAAGATGAGACTAGATAAATTTGTAGGTTTTGATGATTTTAAACTGCATGGTACTAGGCATATAAGCGGTTCGGCACTCGAAGAGCTTGGCGCAAATAGTGATATTATTAAAGATCATTTAACTCACAAAAGAGATGGTGTTACATATAAAAATTACGTAACTTACGATACTTATATAAATAGCTACAAGGCACTTGAGCTATTAGAGAGCATAAAGGAAGATTATGAATTTTGA
- a CDS encoding ATP-binding protein, with amino-acid sequence MYIKRAISDEIKEYMKSFPVLLISGARQVGKSTLALNLEIPNYVTLDDINIYESARNDPKGFIEHCDKPIIIDEIQRVPILLVAIKEFVDKNRTNGQFILTGSANLKGFKDISDSLAGRIGIVELYPLSQKELSHSDENLIDILSSDIGHLAFRKYDNDGLSEKIINGGYPEIMKIASEKSKYLWFSSYIRTYIESDAKEIGNIRNMDKFITMYRLCMLRSGNIFNKNELCLESGLDNKTFDSYFSVLEHTYQIQKLQPYFNNALKRLIKTPKIFATDTGVLSHLLQISSPNELASSPYKGAIYETFVFDELLKANTSSKKRANIYYYRTSDQKEIDFILEISGKVIAVEVKSSKTISKDDFKHIYHLKENLQSKFDKGIVFYAGDTAMKLDEDMFALPFGFMG; translated from the coding sequence ATGTACATCAAACGAGCCATAAGCGACGAAATAAAAGAGTATATGAAAAGCTTTCCTGTGCTTTTGATAAGCGGAGCTAGGCAGGTTGGCAAATCAACCCTTGCTTTAAATTTAGAGATACCAAACTACGTAACGCTTGACGATATAAACATATATGAATCCGCAAGAAACGATCCAAAAGGCTTTATAGAGCATTGCGATAAGCCGATAATAATAGATGAGATACAAAGAGTACCGATACTACTTGTTGCCATTAAGGAATTCGTAGATAAAAACAGAACAAACGGTCAGTTTATACTAACTGGCTCTGCAAATTTAAAAGGCTTTAAAGATATATCAGACTCACTTGCTGGTAGGATAGGCATAGTGGAACTATATCCGCTTTCTCAAAAAGAGCTAAGCCATAGTGATGAAAATCTGATAGATATTTTAAGTAGCGATATAGGCCATCTAGCATTTAGAAAATACGACAACGACGGCTTATCTGAGAAGATCATAAATGGCGGCTATCCAGAGATCATGAAGATCGCTTCTGAAAAATCAAAATATCTATGGTTTAGCTCATATATAAGAACATATATAGAATCAGATGCCAAAGAGATAGGCAACATAAGAAATATGGATAAATTTATCACTATGTACCGCCTATGTATGCTAAGAAGCGGCAACATCTTTAACAAAAATGAGCTATGCTTGGAGTCTGGGCTTGATAATAAGACGTTTGATAGCTATTTTAGCGTACTAGAGCATACCTATCAGATTCAAAAGCTGCAACCGTATTTTAACAATGCCCTAAAAAGACTTATAAAAACTCCTAAAATTTTTGCTACTGACACCGGAGTACTATCGCATCTGCTACAAATTTCATCACCAAATGAGCTTGCTAGCTCGCCATACAAAGGCGCAATATATGAAACATTTGTATTTGACGAACTTCTAAAAGCAAATACCAGTAGTAAAAAACGAGCAAATATATACTACTATAGAACGAGTGATCAAAAAGAGATTGATTTTATACTTGAGATATCCGGTAAAGTCATAGCGGTAGAGGTCAAATCCTCAAAAACTATCAGCAAAGATGACTTTAAACATATCTACCACTTAAAAGAAAATTTACAAAGTAAATTTGATAAAGGCATAGTTTTTTATGCTGGAGATACGGCTATGAAGCTAGATGAAGATATGTTTGCTTTGCCGTTTGGTTTTATGGGGTGA
- a CDS encoding RAMP superfamily CRISPR-associated protein: MRNETKTYKIKLTPISPIHIGTGEAYEPMNYVIDKGADDKYYMYVFDEFEFVKGLDDKSKEEFNKISSDATDVGILKLQKFIKEKSSLAKKISYYKVQALKNITEDYNEKIGKVVQREGGGKKVINQLVIEKTLISPNLKKAIIPGSSLKGAIATAFGEMLFKKSRSYDTKEHFSDFLVSDSEVVESHTFASVAINIKRNREPRGQNGSQGIPVRYEVINSKSEFKTTFTIKNNKFGIDELIKACNSHYMPIFTSQFDYETDEFTREALSDKFIEKYENLKLADNQFLLRVGKHSSARAVTVDGVRKIKIMKGKGQKPSFGDEETTIWLINKQPFGWLLCEILEED, translated from the coding sequence ATGCGTAATGAAACTAAAACCTACAAAATAAAACTAACGCCCATAAGCCCGATACATATAGGTACTGGAGAGGCTTACGAGCCGATGAACTATGTCATAGACAAAGGCGCCGACGATAAATACTATATGTATGTTTTTGATGAATTTGAATTTGTTAAAGGGCTTGATGATAAGTCTAAAGAAGAATTTAATAAAATATCCTCAGATGCTACGGATGTGGGTATACTTAAGTTGCAAAAATTTATAAAAGAGAAGAGTTCTCTGGCCAAAAAAATATCTTACTACAAAGTACAGGCGCTAAAAAATATCACAGAAGACTATAACGAAAAAATAGGAAAAGTTGTTCAAAGAGAGGGTGGTGGTAAAAAAGTCATAAACCAACTGGTTATTGAAAAGACACTTATCTCTCCAAATTTAAAAAAAGCCATTATTCCTGGAAGCTCTTTAAAGGGTGCAATAGCGACAGCCTTTGGCGAAATGCTCTTTAAAAAGAGTAGAAGCTATGATACAAAAGAGCATTTTAGTGATTTTTTAGTATCTGATAGCGAAGTGGTAGAGTCGCATACTTTTGCTTCAGTTGCTATAAATATAAAAAGAAACAGAGAGCCAAGAGGACAAAATGGTAGTCAAGGCATACCAGTAAGATACGAGGTGATAAACTCAAAAAGCGAATTTAAAACAACGTTTACGATAAAAAACAATAAATTTGGCATTGACGAGCTAATAAAAGCCTGCAACTCTCACTATATGCCGATATTTACTTCGCAATTTGACTACGAGACAGATGAATTTACACGCGAGGCACTATCTGATAAATTTATTGAAAAATATGAAAATTTAAAACTCGCAGACAATCAATTTTTATTGAGAGTTGGTAAACATAGCAGCGCGAGGGCTGTTACTGTAGATGGCGTGAGGAAGATAAAAATAATGAAGGGTAAAGGGCAAAAACCATCTTTTGGAGATGAGGAAACCACTATATGGCTTATAAATAAACAGCCGTTTGGATGGCTGCTTTGCGAAATTTTAGAAGAGGATTGA
- the csm4 gene encoding type III-A CRISPR-associated RAMP protein Csm4, whose amino-acid sequence MTLYKTTITPRSNFTTPLKGDTLFGQICWAIRYALGEDRLNELLSDYDKKPFLIVSDGFASGYLPKPSMPSHLLGENLELKKENRKKIWLSMEDLQSGNFKNAKTSGEIGYELTKNATIKNSINYHTFTTDESGKFAPYALVEMKFSRQDIYFLLDDKFKLDELEKALEVVSKSGYGKRASIGKGAFEYGAFEKVAIKKSSNAFMTLSPTVIDDENLKEFFYEPFTRFGKHGGGLANTNPFKSPIIMADSSSVVVYDEICEKEYLGKAIRGHSANANTVHQGYSILIATEIKNA is encoded by the coding sequence ATGACACTTTATAAAACTACCATAACACCTAGGTCAAATTTTACTACACCGTTAAAAGGTGATACCTTGTTTGGGCAAATTTGCTGGGCGATCAGATACGCACTTGGAGAAGATAGACTAAACGAGCTATTAAGCGACTATGACAAAAAGCCGTTTTTGATAGTCTCTGATGGTTTTGCTAGTGGATATTTGCCAAAGCCTAGCATGCCAAGTCACCTTTTGGGCGAAAATTTGGAGCTAAAAAAAGAAAATAGAAAGAAAATTTGGCTTAGCATGGAGGATCTGCAAAGCGGAAATTTCAAAAACGCTAAGACAAGTGGTGAGATTGGCTATGAGCTAACAAAGAATGCAACGATCAAAAACTCCATAAACTACCATACGTTTACGACTGATGAGAGCGGTAAATTTGCGCCTTATGCTTTAGTGGAGATGAAATTTAGCAGACAAGATATCTACTTTTTGCTAGATGATAAATTTAAACTTGATGAGCTAGAAAAAGCGCTTGAGGTTGTGTCTAAAAGCGGCTACGGCAAGAGAGCTAGCATAGGAAAAGGAGCGTTTGAGTATGGCGCGTTTGAAAAAGTAGCTATCAAAAAAAGCTCAAATGCCTTTATGACGCTTAGCCCTACTGTGATAGATGATGAAAATTTAAAAGAGTTTTTCTATGAGCCATTTACTAGGTTTGGCAAACATGGCGGAGGGCTTGCAAACACGAATCCTTTTAAAAGTCCTATTATAATGGCTGATAGCAGTAGCGTGGTAGTATATGATGAAATTTGCGAGAAAGAATATCTAGGAAAAGCTATAAGAGGACACTCCGCAAATGCGAACACGGTACACCAAGGATATAGCATACTAATAGCTACGGAGATAAAAAATGCGTAA
- the csm3 gene encoding type III-A CRISPR-associated RAMP protein Csm3: MKILTLKGQIELLSGLHIGGGDDTMKIGGIDSQVIKDINTSKPYIPGSSLKGKMRSLLEWNNRLVGYGEGEVFNSKILEKVPEPDKKAAQNLLKIFGDKENKFGITRISVGDCLLSSESEGLKLSEAKYENVINRESGTAEHPRQIERVPAGVKFDLVIRLKVFDEKEPYNDNENELKEMVESGLKLIQNDYLGGSGSRGYGRVEFTNLRWE; this comes from the coding sequence ATGAAAATTTTAACTTTAAAGGGACAAATAGAGCTTTTAAGCGGACTTCATATAGGTGGCGGCGATGATACTATGAAGATAGGTGGCATAGACTCGCAGGTGATAAAAGATATAAACACAAGTAAGCCTTACATCCCTGGAAGCTCGCTAAAAGGTAAAATGAGAAGCTTGCTAGAATGGAATAATAGGCTGGTTGGATATGGTGAAGGAGAAGTATTTAACTCTAAAATTTTAGAAAAAGTACCAGAGCCAGATAAAAAAGCGGCACAAAATTTACTAAAAATTTTTGGCGATAAAGAGAATAAATTTGGCATTACTAGGATAAGCGTTGGGGATTGTTTGTTGTCTAGCGAGAGTGAAGGGCTAAAACTAAGCGAAGCAAAATATGAAAACGTGATCAACAGAGAAAGTGGAACTGCCGAGCATCCTCGCCAGATTGAGCGTGTGCCAGCTGGAGTGAAATTTGACCTTGTTATTAGACTAAAAGTTTTTGATGAAAAAGAGCCTTATAATGACAACGAAAACGAGCTAAAAGAGATGGTTGAGAGCGGACTTAAGCTAATACAAAACGACTATCTAGGCGGTAGCGGCTCAAGAGGTTACGGAAGGGTTGAATTTACAAATTTAAGGTGGGAATAA